The following are from one region of the Vicia villosa cultivar HV-30 ecotype Madison, WI unplaced genomic scaffold, Vvil1.0 ctg.003162F_1_1, whole genome shotgun sequence genome:
- the LOC131640482 gene encoding subtilisin-like protease SBT4.13 produces MEGRSRIGLLLLLISFTPVLVKCNSSSQENDLKVYIVYTGNAFGNETYSLLRYRDLIDQATDSNSEPKSILHYWWKIFSGFMVKLTKKEADRMAGLTGVVSVFPNRRYHIDPPLPNRRYNIDPPRDSISMNWKVDSLSYFFTVILSYYFMFFMLVGCGCILHLCIS; encoded by the exons ATGGAAGGTAGATCTCGCATTGGTCTTTTACTTCTTCTTATTAGTTTTACTCCAGTTTTGGTAAAATGTAATTCATCTTCTCAGGAAAACGATCTAAAG GTTTATATTGTCTACACCGGAAATGCGTTTGGAAATGAAACGTATTCACTGCTCCGTTATAGAGATTTGATAGATCAAGCTACAGACAG CAACTCGGAACCCAAATCTATATTACACTACTGGTGGAAGATTTTTAGTGGTTTTATGGTGAAGCTAACAAAAAAGGAAGCTGATAGAATGGCTG GTCTTACAGGTGTTGTCTCTGTTTTTCCAAATAGAAGATACCACATCGATCCACCACTTCCAAATAGAAGATACAACATCGATCCACCACGTGATAGCATTTCAATGAATTGGAAAGTAGATAGTTTAAGTTACTTTTTTACTGTAATTCTATCATACTACTTTATGTTTTTTATGTTGGTAGGTTGTGGCTGTATTCTACATTTGTGTATAAGTTAG